In the genome of Oncorhynchus nerka isolate Pitt River linkage group LG27, Oner_Uvic_2.0, whole genome shotgun sequence, the window ATGGAACCCTGGGGGGTCAAAGTGTCCACCATACTGCCATCCTCATACAAGACAGgtgagggtcagaggtcagaggttaggggttaggggttagggttatagctGGAACCCTGGGGGGTCAAAGTGTCCACCATACTGCCATCCTCATACAAGACAGgttagggtcagaggtcagaggttaggggttagggttatagctGGAACCCTGTGGGGTCAAAGTGTCCATCATACTACCATCCTCATACAAGACAGGTAAGGGTtaaaggttagaggtcaggggtcagggttctTGCATCCACCATTCTACTCTTCTCATACTAGATAGGTGAGGGGAACCTGGGGGAGCAGGGGGAAGGGTTTGGGTGTAACACACAGTGGCAGGGGAATATGCAAAAGTTGTCACACCCAACACAGGGGATGGGGACTAATGCCAGAGAGATGCTAGATGGGATGGGGACAAATGCCAGAGAGATGCTAGATGGGATGGGGACTAACGCCAGAGAGATGctagatgggatgggatggggattaACGCCAGAGAGATGCTAGATGGGATGGGGACTAATGCCAGAGAGATGCTAGATGGGATGGGGACTAACGCCAGAGAGATGCTAGATGGGATGGGGACTAACGCCAGAGAGATGCTAGATGGGATGGGGACTAACGCCAGAGAGATGCTAGATGGGATGGGGACTAATGCCAGAGAGATGCTAGATGGGATGGGGACTAACGCCAGAGAGATGCTAGATGGGATGGGGACTAACGCCAGAGAGATGCTAGATGGGATGGGGACTAACGCCAGAGAGATGCTAGATGGGATGGGGACTAACGCCAGAGAGATGCTAGATGGGATGGGGGACTAACGCCAGAGAGATGCTAGATGGGATGGGGTACTAACGCCAGAGAGATGCTAGATGGGATGGGGACTAACGCCAGAGAGATGCTAGATGGGATGGGGGACTAACGCCAGAGAGATGCTAGATGGGATGGGGACTAACGCCAGAGAGATGCTAGATGGGATGGGGACTAACGCCAGAGATATGCTAGATGGGATGGGGACTAACGCCAGAGAGATGCTAGATGGGATGGGGACTAACGCCAGAGAGATGCTAGATGGGATGGGGACTAACGCCAGAGAGATGCTAGATGGGATGGGGACTAACGCCAGAGAGATGCTAGATGGGATGGGGACTAACACCAGAGAGATGCTAGATGGGATGGGGACTAACGCCAGAGAGGTGCTAGATGGGATGGGGACTAACGCCAGAGAGGTGCTAGATGGGATGGGGACTAACGCCAGAGAGGTGCTAGATGGGATGGGGACTAACGCCAGAGAGATGCTAGATGGGATGGGGACTAACGCCAGAGAGATGCTAGATGGGATGGGGACTAACGCCAGAGAGATGCTAGATGGGATGGGGACTAACGCCAGAGAGATGCTAGATGGGATGGGGACTAACGCCAGAGAGATGCTAGATGGGATGGGGACTAACGCCAGAGAGTTGCTAGATGGGATGGGGACTAACGCCAGAGAGATGCTAGATGGGATGGGGACTAACGCCAGAGAGATGCTAGATGGGATGGGGACTAACGCCAGAGAGATGCTAGATGGGATGGGGACTAACGCCAGAGAGATGCTAGATGGGATGGGGACTAACGCCAGAGAGATGCTAGATGGGATGGGGACTAACGCCAGAGAGATGCTAGATGGGATGGGGACTAACGCCAGAGAGATGCTAGATGGGATGGGGACTAACGCCAGAGAGATGCTAGATGGGATGGGGACTAACGCCAGAGAGATGCTAGATGGGATGGGGACTAACGCCAGAGAGATGCTAGATGGGATGGGGACTAACGCCAGAGAGATGCTAGATGGGATGGGGACTAACGCCAGAGAGATGCTAGATGGGATGGGGACTAACGCCAGAGAGATGCTAGATGGGATGGGGACTAACGCCAGAGAGATGCTAGATGGGATGGGGACTAACGCCAGAGAGATGCTAGATGGGATGGGGACTAACGCCAGAGAGATGCTAGATGGGATGGGGACTAACGCCAGAGAGATGCTAGATGGGATGGGGACTAACGCCAGAGAGATGCTAGATGGGATGGGGACTAACGCCAGAGAGATGCTAGATGGGATGAGGACTAACAGGGGACTAACGCCAGAGAGATGCTAGATGGGATGGGGACTAACGCCAGAGAGATGCTAGATGGGATGGGGACTAACGCCAGAGAGATGCTAGATGGGATGGGGACTAACGCCAGAGAGATGCTAGATAGGGACTAGAGGAGTGGAAACGAAGGGAGGCGAGCGCTTTAAAAGATCTAGAATATGAACATGAAATAACGGCCCTTTTTGGGCAGTTGAGATTTGAAACAGTTTGATTCCGCTGATGTTTGATCTTTACttatgtagctgtgtgttgtcgTGGAAACCGGCCTCTGATCTTATTGGTGTACAACTAGCTGTCTGGCAGTGGTTTGCTGAATACGGAGCGATTCACACTCTGACCTCTAGAGTACTATGGAAACCAgagacctgtatatagtctgtgtAGATATATATCTGGTGGTGTTAGACCctgggatagatagatatctCTACAGAGCCACAcagacctgtatatagtctctgtaGATATACctggtggtattagaccctgggatagatagatatctCTACAGAACAACACAGACCTGTATATAGTCAGTCCGGTAACCAGGGTTACTGGGAGAGAACCTACGGTGTAAAGTAAAACTCCCTGTTAACTCAAACCCTCTATATCCTCTGATCCCAGGTCAGTCCGGTAACCAGGATTACTGGGAGAGTCAGTACAAGAGCCTGATCCACAACCTGTCCGCAGGCCTCCTGGAGGAGTACGGGGAAGACTACACACACGAGACCAAGGAGCTCTTCCAACATTTCGCCCAGTCGGCTAACGAGGACCTGTCACCAGTCATCAACACCATCAGCGAGGCGCTGCTCTCCCCCCGGCCCCTGGTCCGATACTACGCTGGGCCCGGCGTGGGCCTCATGTACTTCGTTTATAGTTATTTCCCTCTGAGTCTCTCAGACAAGTTCCTCCAGAGACTATTTGTCCAGAAGAAGATCATCCCACGAGCGCTGAGGaaagagaacaacaacaacaacaacaacaacaacaacaacaacaacaacaacgtggaGAAGATAAAGAAGTAAAACAATgaaatgtgtgtttgtttttaaGGTAAaaagtggaagctgtaggacccACTTACGTCAGGTAAAACACTCTCATCGTGTTGTTGGCTATTTTTGTTTGAATATTGTGGTTTTTGCGTTGGTGTTCACATTGAAGGGCTCATTATATTGGTGTTCATATTGAAGGGCTCATTGTATTGGTGTTCATATTGATCATTATATTGGGGTTCATATTGAAGGGCTCATTATATTGGTGTTCACATTGAAGGGCTCATTATATTGGTGTTCATATTGAAGGGCTCATTGTATTGGTGTTCATATTGATCATTATATTGGGGTTCATATTGAAGGGCTCATTATATTGGTGTTCACATTGAAGGGCTCATTATATTGGTGTTCACATTGAAGGGCTCATTGTATTGGTGTTCACATTGAAGGGCTCATTATATTGGTGTTCATATTGATCATTATATTGGTGTTCATATTGAAGGGCTCATTATATTGGTGTTCATATTGAAGGGCTCATTGTATTGGTGTTCACATTGAAGGGCTCATTATATTGGTGTTCATATTGACGGGCTCATTATATTGGTGTTCATATTGAAGGGCTCATTATATTGGTGTTCACATTGAAGGGCTCATTGTATTGGTGTTCACATTGAAGGGCTCATTATATTGGTGTTCATATTGACGGGCTCATTATATTGGTGTTCATATTGACGGGCTCATTATATTGGTGTTCATATTGAAGGGCTCATTATATTGGTGTTCACATTGAAGGGCTCATTATATTGGTGTTCATATTGACGGGCTCATTATATTGGGGTTCACATTGAAGGGCTCATTATATTGGTGTTCACATTGATCATTATATTGGTGTTCATATTGAAGGGCTCATTATATTGGTGTTCATATTGAAGGGCTCATTATATTGGTGTTCATATTGAAGGGCTCATTGTTAGCACCTTAATATGCTGTATGGTTTTGCTGGCACCAACACGATGGCACCAACATGATGGCACCATCAGCACCAACACGGCTGGCACCAACACTGCTGGCACTAACACGATGGCACCAACACGATGGCACCAACACGGCTGGCACCAACACGTCTGGCACCAACACGGCTGGCACCAACACGATGGCACCAACACGATGGCACCAACACGTCTGGCACCAACACGTCTGGCACCAACACGGCTAGCACCAACACGTCTGGCACCAACACGGCTGGCACCAACACGATGGCACCAACAAGTCTGGCACCAACACGTCTGGCACCAACACGGCTGGCACCATCAGCACCAAAACGATGGCACCAATACGGCTGGCACCAATACGGCTGGCACCATCAGCACCAACACGGCTGGCACCAACACGGCTGGCACCAACACGGCTGGCACCATCAGCACCAACACGATGGCACCAATACGGCTGGCACCAACACGGCTGGCACCAACACGGCTGGCACCATCAGCACCAACACGATGGCACCAACACGGCTGGCACCAACAGCACCAACACGATGGCACCAACATGATGGCACCAACACGGCTGGCACCAACAGCACCAACACGATGGCACCAACAGCACCAACACGATGGCACCAACACGGCTGGCACCATCAGCACCAACACGATGGCACCAACAGCACCAACACGATGGCACCAACTCAGCTGGCACCAACAGCACCAACACGATGGCACCAACACGGCTGGCACCAACAGCACCAACACGGCTGGCACCAACACGATGGCACCAACAGCACCAACTCGATGGCACCAACACGATGGCACCAACACGTCTGGCAACAACACGATGGCACCAACACGATGGCACCAACACGATGGCACCAACACGATAGCACCAACACGGCTGGCACCAACAGCACCAACACGATGGCACCAACACGGCTGGCACCAACAGCACCAACACGATGGCACCAAAACGATGGCACCAACACGGTGGCACCAACACGATGGCACCAACACGATGGCACCAACACGGCTGGCACCAACAGCACCAACACGATGGCACCAACACGGTGGCACCAACAGCACCAACACGGTGGCACCAACACGATGGCACCAACAGCACCAACACGATGGCACCAACAGCACCAACACGATGGCACCAACACGATGGCACCAACATGATGGCACCAACACGATGGCACCAACACGATGGCACCAACAGCACCAACACGATGGCACCAACACGACTGGCACCAACAGCACCAACACGATGGCACCAACTCGGCTGGCACCAACTCTGCTGGCACCACAGAGCTCTGTAAATACACCATTCTGTCACATCCCCATGGAGCTCCTGAATTCAAGGACCTTAAAGATGTTCCATTATATTTGCCGATGTTATTTTTAATTCGAACAGTTGGTCGTTGTTCGTTTCTTTGTGTTGTATTTTTCACTCCACTGAATGTTATTCTTCAATCAGAGTAGCTATGCCAGTTTTATTTCATGAATCACTGAAAACTGTGAATTTTACAATAACAAATATTCTTTAAaaatattgtttaaaaaaatgtactttttttcACTCATTGTTCACCTAACTTTGGTAATATTAAAAGTTGACTTTTTAAAAATCTTTTTGTTATCTCTTGCCTCAGCaatcagaggagagaggagaagagagggcatgggagaggagaggagagagagaggagagaggagagagggaggagagagggcatgagagaggagagaggaggagaggagagagagaggagagagggaggagagaggaaagagagggtcatCCCCAGAGGAgctcctggagaggagagagttcaATTAGATTTGGAGGAGAAttcgagagagggaggagaggagaggagagagggaggagaggagagaggagagagggaggagatcagagagtgaggataggagaggagagagggaggagaggagaggagagagggaggagggaggagagaatatTTTCAATCAGAGTAGCTATGCcagggaggagaagaataaggataggaaaaatagaaaaaaatggagaggagagggcatgggagatgagagaggagatagagagagagggagagaagagaggggaggagaggagagaggagagaggagagatgggaggagaggagagagagagagaggagagagggagagggagagagggagagggagagagggaggagaggagaggagagagggaggagggaggagagagagagagggagggaggagaggagagagggaggagaggagagaggagagagggaggagaggagagagtgaggataggagaggagaggagagaggagaggagaggagggagaggagaggggagaggagagagagagaggagaggagaggagagagagagagagagaggagagaggagaggaggagaggagaggagaggagaggagaggagaggagagaggataggagaggagagagagatgggagaagagagaggggaaagggaggagaggagagaggagccaaCAACAAACACAGCTCTCCTTCTGTCCTGGAGTGGTGGGACAGTTTGTTGACATGCCAGGAGCCCATCTTTGACCTTTATACTCAAACCTAACCACCCATTTCTAATCTGTCAGTTAATATTTGGAGCATGGTGTGCTAATTCCATAGCTGAGTTCACTTAATTAAGCCTCATAACATTGCATAACTGAAGAAAGATCGTGGGCGAGGTTGGGAGGGAATGGTTTGACCCTACTTTGCTTCGCTCAgcaggggcgacagggtagcctagtggttagagtggaggggcggcagggtagcctagtggttagagtggaggggcggcagggtagcctagtggttagagtggagggcggcagggtagcctagtggttagagtggagggggcggcagggtagcctagtggttagagtggaggggcggcagggtagcctagtggttagagtggagggcggcagggtagcctagtggttagagtggaggggcggcagggtagcctagtggttagagtggagggaggtaggtagcctagtggttagagtggaggggcgacagggtagcctagtggttagagtggaggggcggtaggtagcctagttgttagagtggaggggtggtaaggtagcatagtggttagagtggaggggcgacagggtagcctagtggttagagtggaggggcggtaaggtagcctagtggttagagtggaggggcggcagggtagcctagttttagagtggaggggcgacagggtagcctagtggttagaatggaggggcggcaggtagcctagtggttagagtggaggggcggcagggtagactagtggttagagtggaggggcggtagggtagcctagtggttagagtggaggggcggtagggtagcctagtggttagagtggaggggtggcagggtagcctagtggttagagtggagggacggcagggtagcctagtggttagagtggaggggcggcagggtagcctagtggatagagtggaggggcggcaggtcgtctagtggttagagtggagggacggcaggtagactagtggttagagtggaggggaggcaggtagtctagtggttagagtggaggggcggcagggtagcttagtggttagagtggaggggtggcagggtagcttagtggttagagtggaggggcggcagggtagtctagggttagagtggaggggtggcagggtagcctagtggttagagtggaggggaggcaggtagtctagtggttagagtggaggggaggcagcgtagcctagtggttagagtggaggggcggcaggtagtctagtggttagagtggagggtcggcagggtagtctagtggttagagcgttggacttgtaaccagaagcttgcaagttcaaacccctgagcaggcagaatctgtcgttctgcccctgagcaggcaagttaacccactgttcctagaccagttaacccactgttcctagaccagttaacccactgttcctagaacagttaacccactgttcctagaccagttaacccactgttcctagaccagttaacccactgttcctagaccagttaacccactgttcctaggccagttaacccactgttcctagaccagttaacccactgttcctagaccagttaacccactgttcctagaccagttaacccactgttcctagaccagttaactgacttgccttgttaaataaaggttcaaagaAAAGAAAAAGTAGAACTTTGGCAAAATGTACACGTCTCAAATTTGACCCTtttccctacttttgaccagggcccataggaaaaTAGGTGccactaactagtgaatagtttgccatttgggactcataaGAATGCCCATTCAAATAAATAACCCCCGCTACGCTAGAGCTCCGCCCCTAAATCGACCCAGGTCAAATAAATAACCCCCACGCTATAGAGCTCCTCCCCTACATCGACCCAGGTAGAATAAATAACCCCCACGCTATAGAGCTCCTCCCCCTACATCGACCCAGGTCAAATAAATAACCCCCACGCTATAGAGCTCCTCCCCTACATCGACCCAGGTCAAATAAATAACCCCACGCTATAGAGCTCCTCCCCCTAAATCGACCCAGGTCAAATAAATAACCCCACGCTATAGATCTCCGCCCCTACATCGACCCAGGTCAAATAAATAACCCCCACGCTATAGAGCTCCTCCCCTAAATCGACCCAGGTCAAATAAATAACCCCCACGCTATAGAGCTCCTCCCCCTAAATCGACCCAGGTCTGGGTCCCCTCTTCCTAGAACTTCCTAGATGCCAGTCTTCCAAGAACCGTCAGAGATTCTGTGTATTCTGTGAAGCCAGTGGGGACCAatataggagaggggagaggggagagcggagaggagaagggagaggagagagaagaagggggagaggagatgggagaggggagatgaaagAGTGTGTCCAGACAACAGCGACCACTGATTGTTTTGGTGAGTGATCAGCGATGAAAACGCTGTTGGTTTGAACTCACGTTGATtaactgagacaggacagaggcttGGTGTTTATAGTGTCTTTGTTACGGCATCCATCTGACCACACAGCTGCAGGCCAAACATTGACAGAGAGTTTCTTCACTTGACTGAATCACGCTTTTTCATGTAACCTCTTGTGGTGTGGCCACTTACATAAACaagaacatcaacacacacagacagacagacagacagacagacagacagacagacagacaggcacacagacagagggacagaggcagacagacagacagacagacaggcaggcaggcaggcaggcagacagacagacagacagacagacagacagacagacagacagacagacagacagacagacagacagacagacagacagacaggcacacagacagagggacagacaggcagacagacagacagacaggcagacagacagacagacagacagacagacagacagacagacagacagacaggcaggcaggcaggcagacagacagacaggcaggcaggcaggcaggcaggcaggcaggcaggcagacagacagacagacagacaggcaggcaggcaggcagacaggcagtcaggcaggcagacagacagacagacagacaggcaggcaggcaggcaggcaggcaggcaggcaggcaggcagacagacagacagacagacagacagacagacagacagacagacagacagacagacagacagacagacagacagaccggcaggcaggcagacagtcaggcaggcagacagacagagagacaggcagacagacagacagacagatagacagaccattCATAACTCAGTGTAACTTTTGCTCCAAATTTAACAAGTTACAATCACATCTAACCAGTTGTAACCACCGTTCCCCTCACCCtgaccctcaccctcaccctaatCTTCACCCTGACCCTCACCCtgaccctcaccctaaccctcaccctgaCCCTCACCCTGACttcaccctaaccctcaccctaatcTTCACCCTAACTCTCACCCtgaccctcaccctcaccctcaccctcaacctaaccctcaccctggccctaaccctcaacctaaccctaacccaaaaccttcaccctcaccctcaccctcaccctgaccctgaccctcaccctcaccctaaccctcaccctaaccttcaCCCTAACACTCACccacaccctaaccctcaccctaaccttcaccctcaccctcaccctaaccctaaccctcaccctaaccttcaccctaaccttcaccctcaccctaaccttcaccctaaccctcaccctaaccttcaccctcaccctaaccttcaCCCTAACCTTCACCTCACCCTAACCTTCACCCTAACcttcaccctaacccttaacttcaCCTTCACCCTTACCTTCACCCTCACTCTCAccttcaccctaaccctaaccttcaccctaacctaaccctcaccctaaccttcaccctaaccctaaccctaaccctcaccctatccctaaccttcaCCATAACCTtcaccctaaccctcaccataaccctaaccttcaccctca includes:
- the LOC135565447 gene encoding 11-beta-hydroxysteroid dehydrogenase type 2-like translates to MSNYRGCMEVNFFGTLNVTKTFLPLLRQAKGRIVTISSPAGEQPFPCLAAYGASKAALNLFINTLRHEMEPWGVKVSTILPSSYKTGQSGNQDYWESQYKSLIHNLSAGLLEEYGEDYTHETKELFQHFAQSANEDLSPVINTISEALLSPRPLVRYYAGPGVGLMYFVYSYFPLSLSDKFLQRLFVQKKIIPRALRKENNNNNNNNNNNNNNNVEKIKK